In Ancalomicrobiaceae bacterium S20, the following proteins share a genomic window:
- the cobD gene encoding threonine-phosphate decarboxylase CobD, which yields MDGAAAHSVTTDGAPVYHGGGLAVARDRFPGAPEPWIDLSTGINPVPYPVDDIPSDAWTRLPEAAAVAALEHIAAGAYGVDDAAMVAATPGTQALIEHLPRLVPTSSPAPRVHILGFTYQEHAHVWRRAGAQVDVVETLEALSAADIAIVVNPNNPDGRHVAPERLAMLAVEMGARGGSLIVDQAFADVLPPDAGIEPFMADPAVAAGTLVLRSFGKAYGLAGLRLGFLVADPVRAARTRALFGPWAVSGPAITLGGRALADRVWLDAATRRLEADRARLEALLTGAGLAIVGGTPLFVLARTADATSLFERLAHRGILVRPFPARPDWLRFGLPGDAVVWDRLAAALAARG from the coding sequence ATGGACGGCGCAGCGGCTCATTCGGTGACGACGGACGGCGCGCCGGTGTATCACGGCGGCGGCCTCGCCGTCGCGCGCGACAGGTTCCCCGGCGCGCCCGAACCGTGGATCGACCTCTCGACCGGCATCAACCCGGTGCCCTACCCGGTCGACGACATCCCGTCCGACGCCTGGACGCGGTTGCCCGAAGCCGCCGCCGTCGCCGCGCTCGAGCACATCGCCGCCGGCGCCTATGGCGTCGACGATGCCGCCATGGTCGCCGCCACGCCCGGCACACAGGCGCTGATCGAGCACCTGCCGCGCCTCGTGCCGACGTCCTCCCCGGCACCGCGCGTTCACATTCTCGGCTTCACCTATCAGGAACACGCCCATGTCTGGCGCCGCGCCGGCGCGCAGGTCGACGTGGTCGAAACGCTGGAGGCGTTGAGCGCGGCCGATATTGCCATCGTGGTGAACCCGAACAATCCCGACGGTCGACACGTCGCGCCCGAGCGGCTGGCGATGCTGGCGGTCGAAATGGGCGCGCGCGGCGGCAGCCTGATCGTCGATCAGGCCTTCGCCGACGTGCTGCCGCCGGACGCCGGCATCGAGCCGTTCATGGCCGATCCGGCCGTCGCCGCCGGCACGCTGGTGCTGCGCTCCTTCGGCAAGGCCTACGGTCTCGCCGGCCTGCGCCTCGGCTTCCTGGTCGCGGACCCTGTGCGCGCGGCGCGGACCCGTGCGCTGTTCGGGCCCTGGGCGGTCTCCGGGCCGGCGATCACCCTCGGCGGCCGTGCGCTCGCCGATCGGGTCTGGCTCGACGCCGCCACACGCCGGCTCGAGGCCGACCGGGCCCGGCTCGAGGCTCTGCTCACCGGCGCTGGGCTCGCGATCGTCGGCGGCACGCCGCTGTTCGTGCTCGCCCGCACGGCGGACGCGACCTCGCTCTTCGAGCGTCTGGCGCATCGCGGCATCCTGGTGCGCCCGTTCCCGGCCCGGCCGGACTGGCTGCGCTTCGGCCTGCCAGGCGATGCCGTCGTGTGGGACCGCCTCGCCGCCGCGCTCGCCGCCCGCGGCTGA
- the cbiB gene encoding adenosylcobinamide-phosphate synthase CbiB — MPADPSLLLVPAALAVEAAVGYPAPLYRVIGHPVTWIGALIARLDRRLNRETDGFFRRRALGVVALAVVLAVTGLVAWALEALIGAFVGGWAGLGILAVLAASLPAQRSLHDHVRAVADGLDQGLVEGRLAVSMIVGRNPDSLDEAGVARAAIESLAENFSDGVVAPVFWMMVGGLPGAALYKAANTADSMIGHRTPRHEAFGWASARFDDLVNLPASRLSALLLVAAAKTLEPGARPGEAWAAVWRDAGKHRSPNAGWPEAAMAGALGLRLAGPRVYGTTRVDDAYMGDGRAEATAKDVRRALELYRAALALQFCIALGIALVAGVIAAS, encoded by the coding sequence ATGCCCGCCGATCCGTCACTGCTTCTGGTTCCCGCCGCACTCGCCGTCGAGGCGGCGGTCGGCTATCCGGCGCCTCTCTACCGCGTCATCGGCCATCCCGTCACCTGGATCGGCGCCCTGATCGCGCGTCTCGACCGTCGCCTCAACCGCGAGACCGACGGTTTCTTCCGCCGCCGCGCCCTCGGCGTGGTGGCGCTCGCGGTCGTGCTCGCGGTGACGGGGCTCGTCGCCTGGGCGCTCGAAGCTCTGATCGGCGCCTTCGTCGGCGGCTGGGCCGGGCTCGGCATTCTCGCCGTGCTGGCGGCCAGCCTGCCGGCGCAACGCAGCCTGCACGACCATGTCCGCGCCGTCGCCGACGGGCTCGACCAAGGGCTCGTTGAGGGCCGTCTCGCGGTGTCGATGATCGTCGGTCGCAATCCCGATTCGCTCGACGAAGCCGGCGTGGCGCGTGCCGCGATCGAGAGCCTGGCGGAGAATTTCTCCGACGGCGTGGTCGCGCCGGTGTTCTGGATGATGGTCGGCGGCCTGCCGGGCGCGGCGCTCTACAAGGCGGCCAATACGGCCGACAGCATGATCGGCCATCGCACGCCGCGCCACGAGGCGTTCGGATGGGCGTCGGCACGGTTCGACGATCTCGTCAACCTGCCGGCCTCGCGGTTGTCGGCGCTGCTGCTCGTCGCCGCCGCCAAGACGCTGGAGCCGGGCGCGCGGCCGGGCGAGGCATGGGCCGCGGTCTGGCGCGACGCCGGCAAGCATCGCTCGCCCAATGCCGGCTGGCCCGAGGCGGCCATGGCAGGGGCGCTCGGGTTGAGGCTCGCCGGACCGCGCGTCTACGGCACGACGCGGGTCGACGACGCCTATATGGGCGACGGCCGCGCGGAGGCGACGGCGAAGGATGTTCGCCGTGCGCTCGAGCTTTATCGTGCCGCGCTGGCCTTGCAGTTCTGCATCGCGCTCGGCATTGCGCTCGTCGCCGGCGTGATCGCGGCGAGCTGA
- a CDS encoding Ku protein, translated as MAEKFRTFWKGFLRLSLVTIPVRLVTATRSDTAIHFHQIDKQSRQRIRYKKVAEGGDKAVDKDDIVYGYEVEPGNYVLLEPDELDAVKIETRHTIELTQFVEACEIDPLYFEKPYYLLPDGEVAEEGYRVIHDALKSARKVGIGQLTLRGKENLVALNPAGAGLLLETLRYEEEIKAADEVFADIGHGNLRSDLVEMATDLIARKSAPFDPDRFQNHYAAALRQLVDDKIKTGHAVAVGENETERPGTVVDFMEALKRSVAQAGGDPAAAASKAEGGTKAKKAAGTSGRKRTSPKRAEPVKVPEPAARKPRKAG; from the coding sequence ATGGCCGAGAAGTTCCGCACGTTCTGGAAGGGGTTCCTGCGCTTGTCGCTGGTGACGATCCCGGTCCGGCTCGTCACCGCGACGCGGTCCGATACCGCGATCCATTTCCACCAGATCGACAAGCAGAGCCGCCAGCGCATCCGCTACAAGAAGGTCGCCGAGGGCGGCGACAAGGCGGTCGACAAGGACGACATCGTCTATGGCTACGAGGTCGAGCCGGGCAATTACGTCCTGCTCGAGCCGGACGAGCTCGATGCGGTGAAGATCGAGACGCGGCACACGATCGAGCTGACGCAGTTCGTCGAGGCCTGCGAGATCGACCCACTCTATTTCGAGAAGCCCTACTATCTGCTGCCGGACGGCGAGGTCGCGGAGGAGGGCTACCGGGTCATCCATGACGCGCTGAAGAGCGCGCGCAAGGTCGGCATCGGCCAGCTGACCTTGCGCGGCAAGGAGAACCTCGTCGCGCTCAACCCGGCCGGCGCCGGGCTGCTGCTCGAGACGCTGCGCTACGAGGAGGAGATCAAGGCCGCCGACGAGGTGTTCGCCGACATCGGCCATGGCAACCTGCGCTCCGACCTCGTCGAGATGGCGACCGACCTGATCGCGCGCAAATCGGCGCCCTTCGATCCCGACCGGTTCCAGAACCATTATGCTGCCGCGCTGCGCCAGCTCGTCGACGACAAGATCAAGACCGGCCACGCGGTCGCGGTCGGCGAGAATGAGACCGAGCGGCCGGGCACCGTGGTCGACTTCATGGAAGCCTTGAAGCGCTCCGTGGCGCAGGCGGGCGGCGATCCGGCCGCGGCGGCATCGAAGGCCGAGGGCGGGACGAAGGCGAAGAAGGCCGCCGGTACGAGTGGCCGCAAGCGCACGTCGCCCAAGCGCGCCGAGCCCGTGAAAGTGCCCGAGCCGGCCGCGCGCAAGCCTCGGAAGGCCGGCTGA
- the ligD gene encoding DNA ligase D: protein MLCDTRKTAPEGDSWIHEIKYDGYRIQATVDGAAVRLFSREGLDWTARFASVVEALSRLGLECTLIDGEAVVFDAKGLSDFPALVDALDRVGATIAYVAFDLLVDRGESIAALPLVERKARLVERLASAAGAVIRVAAHVVGNGPAVFDQAIAGGAEGIVSKKADAPYRSGRGTAWAKIKTARREDVVVVGWQPSTKREFRSLLAAVEEADGGLRYVGRVGSGFDAGELKRTRERLEPIRRERPPAMAASELLPKGAIYVDPVYRAEIEAAGWTGDHQIRQGRFLGWREDRSPRPVASAKEGRSMAEDGERAGSRDEDKPAPKKRAQPKRAGGAASASRLAGAAPMRKSGGAPDAAALLARITHGDRVVFPEVGVTKRQVAEHYLAVADRILPHLDGRPVSFVRAPEGLGAETFFQRHLLPGMKKGFGRIPDPEGRHGDYLTVLGPEGLVTAAQFGVIEFHGWGARQADLDRPDRMVFDFDPDEGLGFDAVRAAARELRAALEAVGLVGFAMVSGGKGLHVVVPLDGTQTWDDVGDFSAGLARGLARADPGRYVAVASKAKRKGRIYVDWLRNRKSATAIVPWSLRARSRASVAVPITWDEVDTVPAADAFDIRAVIDRADPWEGFFSLRQRIDSAALDFLKRSYRR from the coding sequence ATGCTGTGCGACACGCGCAAGACGGCGCCGGAGGGGGATAGCTGGATCCACGAGATCAAGTACGACGGCTACCGGATCCAGGCGACGGTCGACGGCGCGGCCGTCCGGCTCTTCTCGCGCGAAGGGCTCGACTGGACCGCGCGCTTCGCGAGCGTCGTCGAGGCGCTGTCCCGGCTCGGCCTCGAATGCACGCTGATCGACGGCGAGGCGGTGGTGTTCGACGCCAAGGGCCTGTCGGATTTCCCGGCGCTGGTCGACGCGCTCGATCGGGTCGGTGCCACGATCGCCTATGTCGCCTTCGATCTGCTGGTCGACCGCGGCGAGAGCATCGCCGCGCTGCCGCTCGTCGAGCGCAAGGCGCGGCTGGTCGAGCGGCTCGCATCGGCCGCCGGCGCGGTGATCCGCGTCGCGGCCCATGTGGTCGGCAACGGGCCGGCGGTGTTCGATCAGGCGATCGCCGGCGGCGCCGAGGGCATCGTCTCCAAGAAGGCCGATGCGCCGTATCGCTCGGGTCGCGGCACGGCCTGGGCCAAGATCAAGACCGCGCGGCGCGAGGATGTCGTGGTCGTCGGCTGGCAGCCGTCGACGAAGCGCGAATTTCGGTCGTTGCTGGCGGCGGTCGAGGAGGCGGATGGCGGGCTGCGGTATGTCGGCCGCGTCGGTTCCGGCTTCGATGCGGGCGAGCTGAAGCGCACGCGCGAGCGGCTGGAGCCGATCCGCCGCGAGCGTCCGCCGGCGATGGCGGCGTCCGAGCTGCTGCCGAAGGGCGCGATCTACGTCGATCCGGTCTATCGTGCCGAGATCGAAGCGGCCGGCTGGACCGGCGATCACCAGATCCGCCAGGGCCGCTTTCTCGGTTGGCGCGAGGATCGGTCGCCGCGACCGGTCGCGAGCGCGAAGGAGGGCCGGTCCATGGCCGAAGACGGCGAGCGCGCGGGCAGCCGAGACGAGGACAAGCCGGCGCCGAAGAAGCGGGCACAGCCGAAGCGGGCCGGAGGCGCCGCATCGGCGTCTCGTTTGGCCGGCGCGGCCCCGATGCGAAAGAGCGGCGGCGCGCCGGACGCGGCCGCTCTGCTCGCCAGGATCACCCATGGCGATCGCGTCGTGTTTCCCGAGGTCGGCGTCACCAAGCGCCAGGTGGCGGAGCATTATCTGGCGGTCGCCGACCGGATCCTGCCGCATCTCGACGGTCGGCCGGTCAGTTTCGTGCGCGCGCCGGAAGGCCTCGGCGCCGAGACCTTCTTCCAGCGCCATCTGCTGCCCGGCATGAAGAAGGGTTTTGGCCGCATTCCCGATCCCGAGGGCCGCCACGGCGACTATCTGACGGTGCTGGGGCCTGAAGGGCTGGTTACGGCGGCGCAGTTCGGCGTCATCGAATTTCACGGCTGGGGCGCGCGGCAGGCCGACCTCGATCGGCCGGACCGTATGGTGTTCGACTTCGATCCGGACGAGGGTCTCGGCTTCGATGCCGTGCGGGCTGCGGCGCGCGAGCTCCGCGCCGCGCTGGAGGCGGTCGGTCTCGTCGGCTTCGCCATGGTCAGCGGCGGCAAGGGCCTGCATGTCGTGGTGCCGCTCGACGGGACGCAGACCTGGGACGACGTCGGCGACTTCTCGGCCGGGCTCGCCCGCGGCCTCGCCCGCGCCGACCCCGGCCGCTACGTGGCGGTCGCCAGCAAGGCCAAACGCAAGGGCCGGATCTATGTCGACTGGCTGCGCAACCGGAAGAGCGCGACCGCGATCGTGCCCTGGTCGCTGCGCGCGCGGTCGCGGGCCTCGGTCGCGGTGCCGATCACCTGGGACGAGGTCGACACCGTGCCGGCCGCGGACGCGTTCGACATTCGGGCCGTGATCGATCGGGCAGATCCTTGGGAGGGGTTCTTTTCGCTCCGGCAACGGATCGATTCCGCCGCGCTCGACTTTCTGAAGCGGTCCTACCGGCGCTGA
- a CDS encoding MarR family transcriptional regulator, whose protein sequence is MSLSMRRLSDGSVGSTIDRVPERRRDPARSMPTSRFDLQRFAPFRLGRLAARAATAFAAQGVGEAEWFVLIALSRDGPGTAQAIVRATGAHKTRISRAVADLVERGLVSREDGAADRREYLLRLTPAGRALVDELVLAALEIEQRLMAPLTPEERRLLDRLLNKLEAAVDDATAPDRRP, encoded by the coding sequence ATGTCGCTGTCGATGCGGCGCTTGTCGGACGGGAGCGTCGGGTCCACCATCGATCGGGTTCCAGAACGCCGACGAGACCCCGCGCGCTCCATGCCGACCAGCCGTTTCGATCTCCAGCGTTTTGCTCCGTTCCGCCTCGGCCGTCTGGCCGCGCGCGCGGCCACGGCCTTCGCCGCCCAGGGCGTCGGCGAGGCGGAGTGGTTCGTCCTCATCGCGCTCAGCCGCGACGGGCCGGGCACGGCGCAGGCGATCGTTCGCGCCACGGGGGCGCACAAGACGCGCATCAGCCGGGCGGTCGCCGATCTCGTGGAACGTGGTCTCGTTTCCCGTGAGGACGGTGCGGCCGACCGGCGCGAATATCTGCTGCGGCTGACGCCGGCGGGGCGTGCCTTGGTCGACGAACTGGTGCTCGCGGCACTCGAGATCGAGCAGCGGCTCATGGCGCCGCTCACGCCCGAAGAGCGGCGTCTCCTTGATCGTCTGCTGAACAAACTCGAGGCGGCTGTGGACGACGCGACTGCGCCGGACCGGCGGCCCTAG
- a CDS encoding malonic semialdehyde reductase has product MDAKATYQPTGLDAAGLDALFREGRTFNAFQDRAVARETLLEAARLAQFGPTEANSLPGRFLFVTSPEAKAKLVPLLAEGNRAKTEAAPAVVVAAYDIEFYEKLPKTFPQVDARSWYVGRDEAGKRWVAERSSALQTGYLIMALRALGLDVGPMGGFDANGVDAAFFAGSTWRSYLVMNIGYGDRAKLYPRNPRLADDEFTRFA; this is encoded by the coding sequence ATGGACGCGAAAGCCACCTACCAGCCGACCGGTCTCGATGCCGCCGGCCTCGATGCCCTCTTCCGCGAAGGCCGCACCTTCAACGCCTTCCAGGACCGTGCCGTCGCCCGCGAGACGCTGTTGGAGGCCGCCCGCCTCGCCCAGTTCGGACCGACCGAAGCCAACAGCCTGCCCGGCCGCTTCCTGTTCGTGACCTCGCCCGAAGCCAAGGCCAAGCTCGTGCCGCTGCTCGCCGAGGGCAACCGCGCCAAGACCGAGGCCGCGCCGGCTGTCGTGGTCGCCGCCTACGACATCGAGTTCTACGAGAAGCTGCCGAAGACCTTCCCGCAGGTCGATGCGCGCTCGTGGTATGTCGGCCGCGACGAGGCCGGCAAGCGCTGGGTCGCCGAGCGCTCTTCGGCGCTGCAGACCGGCTATCTGATCATGGCGCTGCGCGCCCTCGGCCTCGACGTCGGCCCGATGGGCGGTTTCGATGCCAACGGCGTCGATGCGGCCTTCTTCGCCGGCTCGACCTGGCGTTCCTACCTGGTGATGAACATCGGCTACGGCGACCGCGCCAAGCTCTATCCGCGCAATCCGCGCCTCGCCGACGACGAGTTCACGCGCTTCGCCTGA
- a CDS encoding cytochrome b/b6 domain-containing protein: MSDTAYRPFAKLMHWSTVVFVLLAWVLGLTVDAFPKAFEPTIVFTHISLGLLVIIALVLRLGWRAGHAAPLPEPTPFDPWAHRFAALGHLALYVLLLAVPLLGIAYVFARGRPLQVFGLFQIPSPWVDDRALGRQIREVHELAAHALVALAALHAAAAVVHHVVWKDRTLIRMLPGRRSA; encoded by the coding sequence ATGTCCGACACAGCCTATCGCCCCTTCGCGAAACTCATGCATTGGTCGACCGTCGTCTTCGTCCTGCTCGCCTGGGTGCTCGGCCTGACCGTCGATGCCTTCCCGAAAGCGTTCGAGCCGACCATCGTGTTCACCCACATCTCGCTCGGCCTGCTCGTCATCATCGCGCTGGTGCTGCGCCTCGGCTGGCGCGCCGGTCATGCCGCGCCCCTGCCGGAGCCGACACCTTTCGATCCCTGGGCGCACCGGTTCGCCGCGCTCGGCCATCTGGCACTCTATGTCCTGCTGCTGGCCGTACCGCTGCTCGGCATCGCCTATGTCTTTGCGCGCGGCCGGCCGCTGCAGGTGTTCGGCCTGTTCCAGATCCCGAGCCCCTGGGTCGACGACCGCGCGCTCGGCCGGCAGATCCGGGAAGTGCACGAACTCGCCGCCCACGCCCTGGTCGCCCTCGCCGCGCTGCACGCGGCGGCCGCCGTCGTGCACCATGTCGTCTGGAAGGACCGCACGCTCATCCGCATGCTGCCCGGCCGCCGCAGCGCGTGA